Part of the Caulifigura coniformis genome, ATGATTCAGAGTGGCTCGCGGCTCTGCATCCTCGCGCACAACGAGTTCACGACCGATCAGCCTGAATTCGCGTGGCTGGCAGAGATTCCACGTCCCGAATTTCCTCAGGTCTCGCCGAAAGACTACATCGACGCGCGGGCCCGCGGCCTCGGCGGCAGTTCATCGGATCCGTTCTGCACCTGTGCCGAGGAAAACCTGCTCGGCTACCCGGGCGATCCGTACTCGACCGAGTGCATCCTGATCCACGAATTCGCCCACAACATCCACCTTCGCGGGCTGGCGAATGTGGATCCCACGTTCGATTCCCGCCTCAGGTCAGCCTACGACTCGGCCATGAAAGCCGGCCTCTGGAAGGGGAAGTACGCCTCGACGAACCACCACGAGTATTTCGCGGAAGGCGTGCAGTCATGGTTCGACAACAACCGTCTGAACGATCACGATCACAACCAAGTCAATACGCGAGAGTTGCTTCTCGAATACGACCCCGGGCTGGCCGCCCTCTGCCGCGAAGTTTTCGGCGACACCGAGCTCAAATACACGAAGCCGGCGACTCGCCTGACCGGGCACCTGCAGGGCTACGAGCCCTCGACGGCGCCGAAGTTCGTGTGGCCCGAACGTCTCAAGCTGGCACAGGAATTGATCCGGAAGTCGGCCGAAGAGAGGAATCGGAAAGCAGGCAACTGATGCGTCCCGCGATCATTCCGTCGAAACGCCGCGCCAGTCCGCAGTTGACTCCGGCTCGGTCTCGACCAGGATCTCGACGATCGCCTTCCGGTCGTTCGCGGAGAGATGCGCGTACTTCTTCGCATCGTCCCCGTTGACGAGCACTCCGTGGAGCCGACTCCAGACGAATCGCAGCATCTCAGCCGGCAACTTCCGGAACGACTCCGATCCGATGAGGTAGCTGCAGGGATGTTTGAACATCCGCGTCGTCAGGTCGAAGTCTCGCAGCGAGCGTCCTTTGGAATCGCAAGGGCCGCGACGGGAGAACGACTCCCTGAACCCGGAGGTTCCAGTGACCGGAGATGTCAGTCTCGCTTCATCGACGAACAGAATTGCTTCCACAAGGTCTTCGCCAGCGTTCTCGATTCGCCGCACCGTGCTGTCGAGCAGTTTGTCCTCCGTCTCGCCAAGGATCTTCCGCATCTCCGCATCGGCCGCGAGCGCTTGCCGCGTGGTAAAGCTGGCCCTGGTGATGCGATTGTGAACCAGCACCTGGTGATCCAGCACCAGGTGTGCCACGAGGTCGCTGTGGGGTGAAAGGTAGGCCGATTTCAGGACGCTCGCAGGAACTTCGGCCTGGTTGTGCCCGGTCGAGTTGTCGACGGTCGCCGGCACATCGCTGGTCGGGACGACCAGATTCCCCAGATGCTTCTGGTCGCCATGCGTCCCCGTGACGTACCACCCGCCCCAGCGGTTCTCGAGAGGTGTCGTGTGGTCGACCGTATAGCTCCCACCCGAGTAAATCGGGACGCCGCTCTTGCCGACGAACAGTGACCGCACCAGATGCCCCGGCACGCTCTCGGTGCGCGAAGAATGATGACATTGCAGACATTGATCCGTCTGCCGGATCATCTGCGGTTTCCCGGCCCGTTGCTGGTTCAAGGTGTAGAACACAGTGCCCAGTCGCGAATCGGCCGTCGAGATCTCCAGAACCTCTCCGTTATTGCAGTATCCGAGGTAGACGTCGTCGTTGAAGTAAATCGCCCTGGGAGTTTCGGGAGTGATGAGATGCCGCTGCAGGCTGGTCTGCGAAAAGACCAGCACCTGGGAATCAACCGGGATCTTCAGTTCGTCAAGCACCGACTGCAGGTAGCCCAGGCGGTCATCGTGATTCATCGCGGCCTGGCCTGAGTCGATTCGCGTCTGGAGCGCGGTGACAGGATTCTCCGCCGCAGCGGAACTGTAGGAGACCGGCGGCAGGTCAAAGCCTTCCGCCGCGCGCAGCATCTTGCCCGTCAGAATCGCGAGCGCCAGACAGAGACACGTCGAAATCGTCCGCATCGTCCCATTCCTCCAGCTCCGGTCGATCGTCCACGAAGGGGATCGCATTCACCTCCCGGCCTCCGGGACTCGGTGACACAGGGCCGCGAACGCGATTATCGCCGATCTGAAAGAGGATGTCGTTGTCCAATTTTAGTTTTTCGGCGAAACGCGGGGAATTCCCGCCGCCGGGAGGACAGGCGGCTCGGGGAGTGGAGAGTGTCGCCGGCCCCCCATCAGGCCGATCGCTCCGATGGAAATGATTGCTCCCAGCGTCGCGAGGGCCATGTCTTTCTGCCCATCGAACGGGTCTCCCTGCTGCCCGAGAAACGACTCGGCCCAGTCGGGAGCAAAGGTCACCGCAACCAGCCATTCGATCAATTCATAGATCGCGCTCATCGCGATGACGAATTCGATCGCCAGCACGCACGACATCGTCAGCGAGAGTTTGAGATATCGCTGTTCCAGTTCCTGGATCGGCGCCGACATCAACAGGCCGAACGAGAAGTGGACGACGCGGTCGTAGTGATTGCGGGTCAGCCCGAACACTTCGCTGATCGTGTGCCCCGTCAGCCAGTACGCCCAGCGGTCGTAAGGGGTGTTGGAGTAGAGATACCGCGCGCCGATCGTGTGGAGCACGAGGAACAGGATCGTGAGCGAGTAGCTCAGCCGGCTGAGGGCGAGGCGATTGACGACATAGACCAGCAACACCAGCGAAGCGATGGTCGGGACATGCTGCATCAGCATGAACTCAACGTTCGGCGGCGCGATGCAACTTGCGGCGAAGAAAACCAGGAAGCAGGCGAACAGTTGCTTTTGGAAAGGATCACGCGGCAGAAACGTCATGTGCAGCAGCCCCAGGCGAGAATCGACTTCGAGAGGGTAAGGCCTGTCAGTCGTCACACCAAGGTTGCCGCGCTCACGCGCCTCAGTTGACCTTCACGACGATCTTCCCGATCTGTGAGTTGGATTCCATGTAGCGGTGAGCTTCCGCGATCTCGTCGAAGCGGAAGACCCTGGCGATCGTTGGCTTGAGGGCTCCCGAGGCAAGGCCGTCAAAGACGAATTGCTTCCCTTTTGCCAGGCGGTCCGGATCGGACGTGACCTCGAACAGAAGGTAGCCGCGGATCGTCAGCATCTTCGCCAGCGTCGGGAACAGGGGGAGAGGAGTCGCCTCCGTGCTGAGGGCGCCGTATTCGAACAGGATGCCGTGCGTTGCAAGGCAGGCCGTCAGCTTCTCGACCATCGGCCCGCCGACCGGGTCGAATGCAATCCGGGCTCCGTTTCCTCCCGTGATGTCCTGCACTTCTTTGACGACATCCTGCGTCTGCGTTGCGATGACATGCCGCGCGCCGTGCTTGAGGAGCGCCTCGCGCTTATCGACGGTTCGAGTCAGCGCGACCGGTGTGGCTCCGACCTGGTTGCAGATCTGAATCGCGGCGATCCCCACACTGCTCGACGCGGCGGGAATCAGCACGACGTCGTCCTTTTTCAGACCGGCGATGTCGACAAGCGCCCCGTAGGCCGTCAGGTACTGCATCCAGATCGATGTGGCTTCTTCCCACGACAGCGATGCCGGGTGCTTCGCAACCGCGGTGGCCGGGACGAGGCAGACATCGCCATAGACGCCATACTTGCCCTGGGGGAACGCCGGGATTGTGCTGACTGAGTCGCCCACCTTGAACTCACTCACCCCCGGTCCCACGGCCTCGACCGTTCCGGAGGCTTCATACCCGATCTTCGAGGGGAACTGCGGGTCTTCGAGGTACTGCCCCATGCGGAACATTGCTTCGGCCCGGTTCAGTCCCAGGGCCTTGACCGCGATTCGGACCTCCCCCTTTCCGGGAGCCGGAACGTCGACTTCGTCGATCTGCAGGACTTCGGGACCTCCAGTGCGATGAAACTGGACAACGCGGGACATCTCGAACTCCTTGGAAGTCGATGACGGGGCACGCTCGCGTTGCGAGGGGCCGATTCAGGTGGAGTGATTGTAGTCCGCGGCTGCGAAGGAAGCCGGAAATCTCGACGCGGCGGGCGGACGTGCGAACATCCGAGTCTTTCGGCCTCGCGCGGTGGTGAAGATTCCGGATCGGCGTGAAGTCGGCTCGATAATCAGGAGAAGCCGCGATCCGTGAAGTGGACCGCGGCTTCTCCGAAGATCTCGACGATCAGCGGCCGACGTGAAGCCTGCCTGAGCAATCCTCTATGCCAGGAGTTCCTGCACGATTCGTCCCGGCTGGCCGTCCGTGAGCGACTTCTGCTGGGCGTTCCGTTCGAAGGTCAGTTGCGTGTGATCGATGCCGAACTGGTGCAGCAGCGTGGCGTGATAGTCGTAGTGATTCACGACGTTGTCGACCGCCTTGTGGCCGAACTCGTCCGTCGCGCCGTGGATGTGGCCTCCTTTGAATCCGCCGCCCGCGACCCACATGCTGAAGCCATAGGTGTTGTGGTCGCGTCCAGCTTTGGCGAGGCCCTCGTCATGCTCGATGACAGGCAGCCGGCCCATCTCGCCACCCCAGTGCACCACCGTTTCGTCCAGCAGGCCGCGCTGCTTGAGATCGGCCACCAGCGCACCCGATCCCTTGTCGACCTGCAGGCACGCCTTCGGGAGCAGGCTGATGATCGAGCCATGATGGTCCCACAGCTGATTCGCCGTATAGACCTGCACGAACCGCACGCCGCGCTCGATGAGCCGGCGGGCAATCAGGCATCTCGCGCCGAAGTCGGCCGTCGTCTTGTTGGAGTCGTGCATGCCGTACATCTCCTGCGTCGCCTTCGATTCACGGGAGAGATCGAGCGCCTCGGTCGCGGCCGTCTGCATTTTCGCGGCCAGCGCGTAACTGAAGATTCGGGCCTCAAGGTCAGTCTGTCCCGGATGCCGTTTCAGGTGGTTGCGGTTCAGGGAATTGAGCAACTCGAGCGAACGCTCCTGCGCCGCCCCCGCAAGCCGGGTCGGGGGAGTCAGGTCGAGGATCCGGGGCTCTGTCGGGCGGACCACTGTTCCCTGGTACAGGGAGGGCAGGAATCCGTTCTGCCAGTTTTCGACTCCCATGACCGGCAGCTGGCCCGGGTCGATCAGGGCAACGAACGACGGAAGGTTGTCCGCCTCGCATCCCAGTCCGTACGTCAGCCAAGCACCGAGTGCAGGCCGACCTTCATCGATCCGTCCCATCTGAAGCGCGCGGATCGACTGCCCGTGATTGTTCACACCAGTCTGCATCGAGCGGATCATGCAGATGTCGTCGGCTGACTGGGCCATGTGCGGCACCAGTTCCGAGAAATCCATCCCGCTTTCGCCGTGCTTCTTAAATTTCCAGGGCGAATGCAACATCCGCGTGCTGGCTTTGGCGACGTCGTCGAACTTGAAGTCGCCTTCCACGAGCTTGCCGTCCCACTTCGCCATTTCCGGCTTCGGGTCGAACAGGTCGATATGGCTCGGTCCCCCCTGCATCCAAAGCGAGATCATCGCTTTGGCTTTCCCCTGCGTTGTGGGCGACCGGGGAACCGTGTCGAACGTCCGCACTTCCGGCTTCGCGGGCGCTGCAGCCGCGTCCCGCTGCAGCATCCACGACAGTGCCGTGGCGCCCAGCCCGAGCGAGCTGCCTGCGAGAAAATGCCGGCGGGTGTGCTGATGAAGATTCATCGGGGAAAACTCCGGTGCAGTTCTGGCGTCGGGCCTGCATCGAGCGGTCTGCAGACGGAACTCCAGCAAAGTCAGTCGACGTACAGGAACTCGTTGGAACTGAGCAGCATCTGGCAGAGAGACGTCATTGCCTCGGCCTCGGGCGTCTCGGCGATCGCCTCTCCCTTCTTCGCCGGCTGCTGGCGGAAGTGCTCCGCCTGTTCCGCAAGAAACGTCAGCGCCGTGGCCGCCTCGACGGCTTGCGGAGGGCGGGAATAGACGAGGCTCCACACATAGGACACCTGGCCGGCCGCGTCATCGGGAGACTTCCCCGCCACGCGGCTCGCCAGTGCCTTCGAGACGTCAATGACGAAGTCACTGTTCATGAGCAGCAGCGATTGAGGCGGAACCGTTGAGGCCCGCCGCACTTCACAGTTGGGAGCCATCGAAGGCCAGTCGAACGTATCCAGAACCGCCAGGGGACGACTCCGCCGGGCCTGGACATAAACGCTCCGGCGGAACTCTTCCCCCTTGAGCGGGATCACCGGGCCGGGGCGACCTGCACTCAGGTTCTCAATGCCCAGCACCCAGCGTCCTGAATTATCCGCCATCACCGGTACGGGAGCCCCAAATTCCGCCTCATTCAGGAGGCCGCTGACCAGAAGCGACGAATCGCGGATGGCTTCTGCCTCGAGCCGGCGGACAGGCGCCCGGCCAAGCAACAAGTTGTCGGGATCAGAATCTCGCAGCTTTTCCGGCGCGTCACTGGTCTGACGGTACGCCTGCGACAGCAGGATCACGCGGTGCAGCGATTTCATACTCCAGCCGCTGCTCATGAATTCATCAGCCAGCCAGTCGAGCAGTTCAGGATGGGTGGGTTTCGTACCCAGGGCGCCGAAGTCTCCGAGAGTCGAAACGATTCCGCGTCCGAAATGGTGATGCCAGACGCGATTAACGAGCACCCGCGACGTCAACGGATGCCGGCGATCAACCAGCTGTTGAGCCAGTGCCAGACGCCGGCCTGTCGTCTTCCGTGAAGGATCCTTTTCCGGGATGGGCGACATCCCGGTGTTCAGCGAAACGACCGTCAGTCCGCCGGGCTTCAGTTCCTGCTTCGGCTGATCGATGTCGCCTCGATGAAACAGGTGTGTCTTCGCTTTCGAATCGGCCGGTTCGACCAGGGCGTGCAGGAACGTCTCAGCCGGCTTCTTCTCGCGAATGGCCTTGGCTTCGTCCTGCATCTTCTTCAGAGCGTCGGCCGCCTTGCGGTCGTACAGGTACAGAGATCCCGGCGAGATGTTTAGGTTCGGGAACTTCTTGACCAGGGCCTTCTGCTCTGGAGTTCGCTCCTTGTCGGGAGCATGCGCCGCCTTGCGGGCGGCCTCACGTTCCTCTTCCGGGAACTTTTTCAGCTCCACTTCGATCGTAGCGGCGATGAACTCTTTCTGTTTTTCGAGCCGTGCGGCCTCGATAGCCTTCGCTTCCGTTTCGATTTTTGCCGCCGCTTCACGATCGGCCGTGGTGTACAGCGAGACGAGCCTCTGGGCCGGAGTCTTCCAGTTCTTCCAGTCGATGGCCGGTTCGAAGATTGCCCGGAACGCGTGGTAATCCGTGTGGGGAATGGGGTCGTAGCGATGGTCGTGGCATTGTGCGCAGCCCACCGTCATGCCCATCAGCGAAGTCGAAACGATCTTCAGCGTCTCGGCCATCACTTCGTTGCGCGCCAGGTTCGGGTTATCGACTTTGGCCGAAGTGCCGTCGGGAGCCATTCGCAGAAAACCAGTTGCTGCCAACAGCCTTGCGTCCTCGGGCGTGAGGTCCGTCAACGGTGAGGTGATCAGTTCGTCGCCCGCCAGCTGTTCGGTAATGAACTGGTCGAACGGCAAATCCTTGTTGAACGCTTCGATGACGTAGTCGCGGTAGTGCCACGCGTGCGGCCGCTGTACGTCTTCCGGACCATAGCCATCGCTGTCGGCGTAACCCGCGACATCCAGCCAGTGACGCCCCCAGCGCTCGCCATACCGGGGACTCGCCAGAAGACGTTCGACGAGCCGCTCATAGGCGTCGGTCGACGTGTCGGCGAGAAACTCCTGGACCTGTTCGGGCGTCGGCGTGACGCCCCACAGGTCCAGCGTCAGCCGGCGGATCAACGTCCTTCGGGAGGCCTCATCGGCCAGCGTGAATCCCTCCTTCTCGAGCTTCTCGAGGAGGAAGCGGTCGACCGGCGTCTGAACGCGGGCGACATCGTTCACCTTCGGAAGCGACGGCCGGACGATCGGCTGGAAGGACCAGTGGTTGCGTTCTTCCTCGGTGATGAGAGGGCCCGTGAGAACTTCCGGCTCTGGCCGGGCGGTCTTTGCGCCGCTGTCGATCCACTGGATCAGCGTCTGTTGTTGCTGTTCGGTCAGCGTGCCCTTGTTCTCGGGCGGCATTTCTCCGCTGACGATCCGCTGGTAGAGGGAACTTGCCTTGTGATCCCCG contains:
- a CDS encoding DUF1553 domain-containing protein; translated protein: MRASLGLIVALLCSECCADEVLFERDVRPILKQHCFHCHGEEANPESNLDLRLVRTMLKGGDSGPALVAGDHKASSLYQRIVSGEMPPENKGTLTEQQQQTLIQWIDSGAKTARPEPEVLTGPLITEEERNHWSFQPIVRPSLPKVNDVARVQTPVDRFLLEKLEKEGFTLADEASRRTLIRRLTLDLWGVTPTPEQVQEFLADTSTDAYERLVERLLASPRYGERWGRHWLDVAGYADSDGYGPEDVQRPHAWHYRDYVIEAFNKDLPFDQFITEQLAGDELITSPLTDLTPEDARLLAATGFLRMAPDGTSAKVDNPNLARNEVMAETLKIVSTSLMGMTVGCAQCHDHRYDPIPHTDYHAFRAIFEPAIDWKNWKTPAQRLVSLYTTADREAAAKIETEAKAIEAARLEKQKEFIAATIEVELKKFPEEEREAARKAAHAPDKERTPEQKALVKKFPNLNISPGSLYLYDRKAADALKKMQDEAKAIREKKPAETFLHALVEPADSKAKTHLFHRGDIDQPKQELKPGGLTVVSLNTGMSPIPEKDPSRKTTGRRLALAQQLVDRRHPLTSRVLVNRVWHHHFGRGIVSTLGDFGALGTKPTHPELLDWLADEFMSSGWSMKSLHRVILLSQAYRQTSDAPEKLRDSDPDNLLLGRAPVRRLEAEAIRDSSLLVSGLLNEAEFGAPVPVMADNSGRWVLGIENLSAGRPGPVIPLKGEEFRRSVYVQARRSRPLAVLDTFDWPSMAPNCEVRRASTVPPQSLLLMNSDFVIDVSKALASRVAGKSPDDAAGQVSYVWSLVYSRPPQAVEAATALTFLAEQAEHFRQQPAKKGEAIAETPEAEAMTSLCQMLLSSNEFLYVD
- a CDS encoding DUF2238 domain-containing protein, which codes for MTTDRPYPLEVDSRLGLLHMTFLPRDPFQKQLFACFLVFFAASCIAPPNVEFMLMQHVPTIASLVLLVYVVNRLALSRLSYSLTILFLVLHTIGARYLYSNTPYDRWAYWLTGHTISEVFGLTRNHYDRVVHFSFGLLMSAPIQELEQRYLKLSLTMSCVLAIEFVIAMSAIYELIEWLVAVTFAPDWAESFLGQQGDPFDGQKDMALATLGAIISIGAIGLMGGRRHSPLPEPPVLPAAGIPRVSPKN
- a CDS encoding zinc-dependent alcohol dehydrogenase family protein, translating into MSRVVQFHRTGGPEVLQIDEVDVPAPGKGEVRIAVKALGLNRAEAMFRMGQYLEDPQFPSKIGYEASGTVEAVGPGVSEFKVGDSVSTIPAFPQGKYGVYGDVCLVPATAVAKHPASLSWEEATSIWMQYLTAYGALVDIAGLKKDDVVLIPAASSSVGIAAIQICNQVGATPVALTRTVDKREALLKHGARHVIATQTQDVVKEVQDITGGNGARIAFDPVGGPMVEKLTACLATHGILFEYGALSTEATPLPLFPTLAKMLTIRGYLLFEVTSDPDRLAKGKQFVFDGLASGALKPTIARVFRFDEIAEAHRYMESNSQIGKIVVKVN
- a CDS encoding DUF1501 domain-containing protein, translating into MNLHQHTRRHFLAGSSLGLGATALSWMLQRDAAAAPAKPEVRTFDTVPRSPTTQGKAKAMISLWMQGGPSHIDLFDPKPEMAKWDGKLVEGDFKFDDVAKASTRMLHSPWKFKKHGESGMDFSELVPHMAQSADDICMIRSMQTGVNNHGQSIRALQMGRIDEGRPALGAWLTYGLGCEADNLPSFVALIDPGQLPVMGVENWQNGFLPSLYQGTVVRPTEPRILDLTPPTRLAGAAQERSLELLNSLNRNHLKRHPGQTDLEARIFSYALAAKMQTAATEALDLSRESKATQEMYGMHDSNKTTADFGARCLIARRLIERGVRFVQVYTANQLWDHHGSIISLLPKACLQVDKGSGALVADLKQRGLLDETVVHWGGEMGRLPVIEHDEGLAKAGRDHNTYGFSMWVAGGGFKGGHIHGATDEFGHKAVDNVVNHYDYHATLLHQFGIDHTQLTFERNAQQKSLTDGQPGRIVQELLA